The Myxococcales bacterium genomic sequence TCAGCGAAGCGCAGAAGCGCCGCACCGACGCGCGCAAGCGGGCGCAAGCGCAACAGGGCAAGCAGCAGACTCTCCGGAGCTGTTTCGGAGGGGCGCGGCCCCGAACGTGACACGCGGCGTGGCGGTTTATGGAACGTTGTCCGTCGAAGGGAGCGCGCACGAGCGCGTGTACGGCCTGTTTCTTCGCCCGACCCCCAGCATGGTGCCGGACCGCCACTTTGCAGGGGTCGTGGCCAAGGTGTCGGCAGCCGGGCGTGAGGACGCTGGGCTTTCCGGTGTTCCGCAACCGTCCGCTGTGTTCGCAGGGCCAAACGGGGCGTCGTACGAGTCTGCGATGTTGACTCCCGATGGGCGCTTTGCGATCCGCGTGTCTTTTGCGTCGTTGCTTCCGCACCAGGTGGAGGTCCAGCCTGTAGACGTGGACGCCATCGCCCGCCGGATTGCCGGGCGCTACGCGCAGCTTGGCGCCGCGGAGGCGGACGAGCACAAGGGGCACGTCTTTGGCAACGTGCACCAGCCTCCTTCTGGCCGGCCTTCTTCGAGCGCGCTCCGTTCAGGGAGGGGGAACGGCCCGCAGGTTCTCCCCGCGTGGTGTGCACAGTCAGGGGGGCCGCTGCGCCTTCAGCACCGTGGAGAGCTTGCCCAGTGCGGCCGGGCTCAACCGAAAGACGCCGACGTCCAGCGCAACCCAGTCGACGTCTCTAGGGGGCTGAAGGTGGTCTTTGCGCCGCTCGAGAAGCACCAGAAGGCGCTCGTGCTTTGCAGGAACGCGTGCGCCCTTCTCGACGTGCCATAAAAAGTGAACTGTCGAGCCCGGCAACCGACCGCGCCAGGCGTCCGCATTCAGGCATTCGACGTCGAACAGGTGATAGATGTCATTCGGCGCCCCGTACCGATCGACGAGCGAGCCCAGCTCACACACTGCGGTGACATCGGCTTCCTTCGACAACTGGCGGATCAGCTGAACCGGAGCGTGGTCGAGGGGAAGGTTGGTGAAGGTGGGCGGCGGAGCCGACGCTTCGGGCCCCGCGTCGGCTTGAACGGCTCGCGGATTCTGGGCTCCGGCGGGCCGGGGCGTGGGCGCTTCAATGCGCGCCTTCTCACACCCCGAAAGCAGCATTGTGAGCAGGGCAAGCCTCGAGACCAACCGGGCCCGAAAAGGTGGTGCTTGCCCTGGGGGCCAAGGCAAGGGCAAGAGGCGTGGCCACGGCTGATGGCCTCGCGCCGCGCACCACTTCGGCATGGGCCGGGTCAGTCCAGCGTCGATAGCCGAATGGGCCCGAGAGCGGCAAGCCCCGCATGCGTTCGAAGGTCAGACAGATGACTGTCCAGGTTCATCAAGTGCGGGGTGAGCCATTCGGCCTGAACGCCGGGTCTTAGCGTGATGTTGCACCCTCCTTCTCCGATCTCGACGTTTTCGATTGCGGCACAACGGTAAAAGAAGTTGACGGTTCTCGTGACGAGCGCCGACCAGTCTGACGCGTCTGCGGGATCTTCGGCGTTGCCGAAGTCGAAGGTGCGCAAGGAAGGCGGCTGCTCGAGCGGTGAGCGGGTGATCCGGAAGTTCAGCTCGTTGATGCTCTTGTTCCGGTTGCAGACACCACAAAGTGTTTGGAGCTGGTCGAGGTCGGACGCACCGCCGAGGTAAAAGGACACGATATGGTCGACCTGCAAATCCCGGTGGGAGCCACAGGCACAACACTTGTTTCCATCGCGGCGAAAAACGGCCGCCTTGATCGCCTCGGACGGTTCTCGCATGGGCAGCGTCTCTGGTGTCGAGACCACCGTGGAGTACCGAGCGGGGTCCAGCCCATGCCTGCCCGCGTCCATGATCCGGCGTTGGGCGGCTTGGTATTGGGCGTAGAACATGCCGTAGTTCGGATAAAGCGCCCGCCAGAAGCGATCGACCCGGCTGTACTCGTTCTGCAGGGCCTCCTCCAGTTCCCGGAGCCTGAAATCTCTCTGGATGCAGTCCAGAGCGATGGCGTCGATGTCGTGCTGCGAGCGCTCCTCGAAACGGAAAAAGGTGGGTTCCTCGCCATCGTTTCGGCCCATGTGCCGCGCGATGTGGAGGAGATCCGCCATGAGTTCGTTTCCGGGGTGCTCGTCGTGCGTGGGGAAGTACTTCTCCTGTAACGCCTTCAGGCGATCCCGGGCTTCCTGGGCCGGGAGGCTTTCGGAGGCGAAGACACTCAGATCGGCCTCGCTCAGCGCTTCGATGAAGGCGTCGTAGCGGCCCTTCTCGTTCTCGAAGACCATTACGAGGTGGCGCTGCCAAACCATGTCGTCGCCAACGCCTTCTCGGTTTTGGTATTCGACGCGGTACCAACCCACGGGGAGCAGCGTGACGAAGGGGGCCGCGCTGGCTGCCGAACCTCGGTACATCTGCCTGGCCAAGCGACGCACGAGCTCGATGGAGATCAGTTGTAGCGGTGGCCGTTTGCCGTACTCGGCAACCGCCTCGTCGGCCTGCCCGATGGGCAAGCTGTCAAACTCGGCAAAGCTGATGACCTGTTTCCAGTTGTCGATGAACGAAACGATGTAGGCGTCTGGGGTGCCTCCGAACTTGGGACCTCGGAGCGCGCGCCCGATCATCTGGGTCAAAAGGATGCTGCTGGTGGTCTGGCGGGTGAGAAAGACTGTTTTCACACTGGGCACGTCGGTGCCCTCTGTCAGCATGCGGACGTTGATCAGGACATCGAGTTCGTTCTGCTTGAACGCATGCAGCACCTTGTGGTTTTCGTCGCGGGTGCGTCTGTTGCGCTGGTCCGCTGTTTGTAGCTTCGCGTCCATATGGCTGTAGACGACGTCAGCTCGGACGCCGCGCTTGATGAGGGCCTCGCGCAAGTAGTCACACTGGTACCACCGGTCAGCAAAAATGACGGTCTTGCCGTACTTTTCACGACCTTCGAGGTACGTCTCCGCAATGATGTCGTTTCGCTCTTCGTTCTTGGCAAGGCTCTCTATGATGTCTTCGGGTAGGTCCCCGTAGGAGGAAAGCCAACGCTGGTAGTCGCCAGGCTTCATTTCCATGGCGATGTTCGTTCGGCGGTCCTCGAGGTGTGGCTTCGACAAGATGCCAGCAGCCATCAGC encodes the following:
- a CDS encoding DEAD/DEAH box helicase family protein; this translates as MPAKFVDGYMTVAIARNAEVVEAIERVTGLRPATIRAKLREAHGATKLCNLFSQWPDRADEIADWTASFALEREALDEIASITGVAARIARKRLEDAHGKTLVQNVFRGEWPGFEDSPGRTASRARPTEGEQIEPDLDQPPDLLEAPKAKFFRQYNLALARSGGPRREPAAHQAEALARLQDWYRARPAPHAGGILALPTGGGKTFSTVRFLCQEPLSDGYKVLWLAHTHHLLEQAIDAFGPLEPRPDTPIEVANIAEPRSRLDVRVVSATPGHCPISMISTSDDVLIATLQTVVGAYNRGHEKLSAFLKSADGKLIVVFDEAHHAPANSYRKLLERLRDDFPGLFLLGLTATPTYSDERRAGWLAKLFPQGILSSVSRGRLMAAGILSKPHLEDRRTNIAMEMKPGDYQRWLSSYGDLPEDIIESLAKNEERNDIIAETYLEGREKYGKTVIFADRWYQCDYLREALIKRGVRADVVYSHMDAKLQTADQRNRRTRDENHKVLHAFKQNELDVLINVRMLTEGTDVPSVKTVFLTRQTTSSILLTQMIGRALRGPKFGGTPDAYIVSFIDNWKQVISFAEFDSLPIGQADEAVAEYGKRPPLQLISIELVRRLARQMYRGSAASAAPFVTLLPVGWYRVEYQNREGVGDDMVWQRHLVMVFENEKGRYDAFIEALSEADLSVFASESLPAQEARDRLKALQEKYFPTHDEHPGNELMADLLHIARHMGRNDGEEPTFFRFEERSQHDIDAIALDCIQRDFRLRELEEALQNEYSRVDRFWRALYPNYGMFYAQYQAAQRRIMDAGRHGLDPARYSTVVSTPETLPMREPSEAIKAAVFRRDGNKCCACGSHRDLQVDHIVSFYLGGASDLDQLQTLCGVCNRNKSINELNFRITRSPLEQPPSLRTFDFGNAEDPADASDWSALVTRTVNFFYRCAAIENVEIGEGGCNITLRPGVQAEWLTPHLMNLDSHLSDLRTHAGLAALGPIRLSTLD